Proteins encoded by one window of Equus przewalskii isolate Varuska chromosome 24, EquPr2, whole genome shotgun sequence:
- the LOC103542760 gene encoding guanylate-binding protein 4-like isoform X2 — protein sequence MASVCTMTAPICLVENQKNLLTVNPEALKILGNISQPVVVVAIAGPYRTGKSYLMNRLAGQSRGFPLGSTVRSETKGIWMWCIPHPSKPKHTLVLLDTEGLGDVEKGDSKNDLWIFTLAILLSSVFVYNSMGTINRQALEQLHYVTELTKLIRTRSSPSFGEVDDSAEFVSFFPDFVWTVRDFTLELQLDGRPITSDQYLENALKLIPGLENLVVTYVDTINSGGVPCLENSVTTLAERENAAAVQKAADHYREQMAQRVSFPTDTLQELLHVHEACEREAIAIFMEHSFKDDKREFQTKLLGIIEKNKKDFLLQNEEASVKYCQDELQRLSEPLMESISGGTFSVPGGHKLYLEALNKVKQDYELVPRKGVKGNEVLQIFLRSQAAVEASILQADKTLTDREKALAAERAKNQAAEKEKELLRQKLKEQHQIMEAKERTFQEYVAQLKEKSEREREILLREHESMLEHMLKLQEELLTEGFKKTSEQVNEEINKLKREIESSKNDDLSNILDVATMGLIMALPPPMRLIASGMKCLSMIMKHVKKS from the exons ATGGCATCTGTATGCACCATGACGGCCCCCATTTGTCTTGtggaaaaccagaaaaatctccTGACGGTAAATCCAGAAGCACTGAAAATTCTTGGCAACATATCTCAgcctgtggtggtggtggccatTGCAGGGCCCTATCGGACAGGAAAATCCTACCTAATGAACCGCCTGGCAGGACAGAGCCGTG GTTTCCCTCTGGGCTCTACAGTGAGGTCTGAAACCAAGGGTATCTGGATGTGGTGTATACCCCACCCTTCCAAGCCGAAACACACCCTGGTCCTACTAGACACTGAGGGCCTGGGCGATGTGGAAAAG GGTGACTCTAAAAATGACTTGTGGATCTTCACACTGGCCATACTTCTGAGCAGTGTATTTGTCTACAACAGCATGGGCACCATCAACCGCCAGGCCCTCGAGCAGCTGCA CTATGTGACTGAACTAACAAAGCTAATCAGGACGAGATCCTCTCCCAGCTTTGGCGAAGTGGATGACTCAGCTGAGTTTGTGAGTTTCTTTCCAGACTTTGTTTGGACTGTACGGGATTTCACATTGGAGCTGCAGTTAGATGGACGCCCCATCACTTCTGATCAGTACCTGGAGAATGCCTTGAAGTTGATTCCAG GACTAGAGAATCTGGTGGTGACCTACGTAGATACCATCAACAGTGGAGGTGTTCCTTGTTTGGAAAATTCAGTGACAACTCTGGCTGAGCGTGAGAACGCAGCAGCCGTGCAGAAGGCAGCTGACCACTACAGGGAGCAGATGGCCCAGCGAGTGAGCTTCCCCACAGACACACTCCAGGAGCTGCTGCATGTGCATGAGGCCTGTGAGAGGGAAGCCATTGCAATCTTCATGGAGCACTCCTTCAAGGATGACAAGCGGGAGTTCCAGACCAAGCTCCTG GGCatcatagagaaaaataagaaggatTTCTTACTGCAGAATGAAGAGGCATCTGTCAAATATTGCCAGGATGAGCTTCAGCGGCTTTCAGAGCCCCTGATGGAAAGTATTTCAGGAGGAACTTTCTCTGTACCTGGAGGACACAAGCTCTACTTAGAAGCTTTGAACAAGGTCAAACAGGACTATGAGCTGGTGCCCAGGAAAGGAGTTAAG GGAAACGAGGTCCTCCAGATCTTCCTGCGGTCACAGGCAGCAGTAGAGGCATCCATCCTTCAGGCCGACAAAACCCTCACCGATAGGGAGAAGGCTTTAGCAG CTGAGCGTGCCAAGAATCAGGCagctgagaaggaaaaggagctgCTAAGACAGAAACTGAAGGAACAGCATCAAATAATGGAGGCTAAAGAGAGAACCTTCCAGGAATATGTGGCCCAACTGAAAGAGAAAtcggagagggaaagagaaatcctTCTGAGAGAGCACGAAAGTATGCTGGAGCACATGCTGAAG CTCCAAGAAGAATTACTTACTGAAGGATTTAAAAAGACATCTGAGCAGGTGAATGAAGagataaataaactaaaaagagaGATTGAAAGCTCTAAAAATGATGACCTTTCAAATATCCTTGATGTGGCTACCATGGGGCTTATAATGGCACTACCCCCACCCATGCGGCTAATTGCTTCTGGGATGAAATGTCTCAGTATGATTATGAAACATGTGAAGAAATCCTAG
- the LOC103542760 gene encoding guanylate-binding protein 7-like isoform X1, whose translation MASVCTMTAPICLVENQKNLLTVNPEALKILGNISQPVVVVAIAGPYRTGKSYLMNRLAGQSRGFPLGSTVRSETKGIWMWCIPHPSKPKHTLVLLDTEGLGDVEKGDSKNDLWIFTLAILLSSVFVYNSMGTINRQALEQLHYVTELTKLIRTRSSPSFGEVDDSAEFVSFFPDFVWTVRDFTLELQLDGRPITSDQYLENALKLIPGEDPRIQNSNVPRECIRKFFPERKCFVFDRPINDKKLLQHIDEASEYQLELDFREQSKNFCSYIFAKAKTKTLREGITVTGNRLENLVVTYVDTINSGGVPCLENSVTTLAERENAAAVQKAADHYREQMAQRVSFPTDTLQELLHVHEACEREAIAIFMEHSFKDDKREFQTKLLGIIEKNKKDFLLQNEEASVKYCQDELQRLSEPLMESISGGTFSVPGGHKLYLEALNKVKQDYELVPRKGVKGNEVLQIFLRSQAAVEASILQADKTLTDREKALAAERAKNQAAEKEKELLRQKLKEQHQIMEAKERTFQEYVAQLKEKSEREREILLREHESMLEHMLKLQEELLTEGFKKTSEQVNEEINKLKREIESSKNDDLSNILDVATMGLIMALPPPMRLIASGMKCLSMIMKHVKKS comes from the exons ATGGCATCTGTATGCACCATGACGGCCCCCATTTGTCTTGtggaaaaccagaaaaatctccTGACGGTAAATCCAGAAGCACTGAAAATTCTTGGCAACATATCTCAgcctgtggtggtggtggccatTGCAGGGCCCTATCGGACAGGAAAATCCTACCTAATGAACCGCCTGGCAGGACAGAGCCGTG GTTTCCCTCTGGGCTCTACAGTGAGGTCTGAAACCAAGGGTATCTGGATGTGGTGTATACCCCACCCTTCCAAGCCGAAACACACCCTGGTCCTACTAGACACTGAGGGCCTGGGCGATGTGGAAAAG GGTGACTCTAAAAATGACTTGTGGATCTTCACACTGGCCATACTTCTGAGCAGTGTATTTGTCTACAACAGCATGGGCACCATCAACCGCCAGGCCCTCGAGCAGCTGCA CTATGTGACTGAACTAACAAAGCTAATCAGGACGAGATCCTCTCCCAGCTTTGGCGAAGTGGATGACTCAGCTGAGTTTGTGAGTTTCTTTCCAGACTTTGTTTGGACTGTACGGGATTTCACATTGGAGCTGCAGTTAGATGGACGCCCCATCACTTCTGATCAGTACCTGGAGAATGCCTTGAAGTTGATTCCAG GTGAGGATCCCCGAATCCAAAATTCCAACGTGCCTAGAGAGTGTATCAGGAAGTTCTTTCCAGAACGAAAGTGCTTTGTCTTTGACCGGcctataaatgacaaaaaattatTGCAACATATTGACGAAGCATCCGAATACCAACTAGAATTGGATTTCCGGGAGCAATccaaaaatttctgttcatacaTCTTTGCCAAGGCAAAAACCAAGACCCTAAGAGAGGGAATCACTGTCACCGGGAATC GACTAGAGAATCTGGTGGTGACCTACGTAGATACCATCAACAGTGGAGGTGTTCCTTGTTTGGAAAATTCAGTGACAACTCTGGCTGAGCGTGAGAACGCAGCAGCCGTGCAGAAGGCAGCTGACCACTACAGGGAGCAGATGGCCCAGCGAGTGAGCTTCCCCACAGACACACTCCAGGAGCTGCTGCATGTGCATGAGGCCTGTGAGAGGGAAGCCATTGCAATCTTCATGGAGCACTCCTTCAAGGATGACAAGCGGGAGTTCCAGACCAAGCTCCTG GGCatcatagagaaaaataagaaggatTTCTTACTGCAGAATGAAGAGGCATCTGTCAAATATTGCCAGGATGAGCTTCAGCGGCTTTCAGAGCCCCTGATGGAAAGTATTTCAGGAGGAACTTTCTCTGTACCTGGAGGACACAAGCTCTACTTAGAAGCTTTGAACAAGGTCAAACAGGACTATGAGCTGGTGCCCAGGAAAGGAGTTAAG GGAAACGAGGTCCTCCAGATCTTCCTGCGGTCACAGGCAGCAGTAGAGGCATCCATCCTTCAGGCCGACAAAACCCTCACCGATAGGGAGAAGGCTTTAGCAG CTGAGCGTGCCAAGAATCAGGCagctgagaaggaaaaggagctgCTAAGACAGAAACTGAAGGAACAGCATCAAATAATGGAGGCTAAAGAGAGAACCTTCCAGGAATATGTGGCCCAACTGAAAGAGAAAtcggagagggaaagagaaatcctTCTGAGAGAGCACGAAAGTATGCTGGAGCACATGCTGAAG CTCCAAGAAGAATTACTTACTGAAGGATTTAAAAAGACATCTGAGCAGGTGAATGAAGagataaataaactaaaaagagaGATTGAAAGCTCTAAAAATGATGACCTTTCAAATATCCTTGATGTGGCTACCATGGGGCTTATAATGGCACTACCCCCACCCATGCGGCTAATTGCTTCTGGGATGAAATGTCTCAGTATGATTATGAAACATGTGAAGAAATCCTAG
- the LOC103542760 gene encoding guanylate-binding protein 7-like isoform X3: protein MASVCTMTAPICLVENQKNLLTVNPEALKILGNISQPVVVVAIAGPYRTGKSYLMNRLAGQSRGFPLGSTVRSETKGIWMWCIPHPSKPKHTLVLLDTEGLGDVEKGDSKNDLWIFTLAILLSSVFVYNSMGTINRQALEQLHYVTELTKLIRTRSSPSFGEVDDSAEFVSFFPDFVWTVRDFTLELQLDGRPITSDQYLENALKLIPGEDPRIQNSNVPRECIRKFFPERKCFVFDRPINDKKLLQHIDEASEYQLELDFREQSKNFCSYIFAKAKTKTLREGITVTGNRESLLLQGIIEKNKKDFLLQNEEASVKYCQDELQRLSEPLMESISGGTFSVPGGHKLYLEALNKVKQDYELVPRKGVKGNEVLQIFLRSQAAVEASILQADKTLTDREKALAAERAKNQAAEKEKELLRQKLKEQHQIMEAKERTFQEYVAQLKEKSEREREILLREHESMLEHMLKLQEELLTEGFKKTSEQVNEEINKLKREIESSKNDDLSNILDVATMGLIMALPPPMRLIASGMKCLSMIMKHVKKS from the exons ATGGCATCTGTATGCACCATGACGGCCCCCATTTGTCTTGtggaaaaccagaaaaatctccTGACGGTAAATCCAGAAGCACTGAAAATTCTTGGCAACATATCTCAgcctgtggtggtggtggccatTGCAGGGCCCTATCGGACAGGAAAATCCTACCTAATGAACCGCCTGGCAGGACAGAGCCGTG GTTTCCCTCTGGGCTCTACAGTGAGGTCTGAAACCAAGGGTATCTGGATGTGGTGTATACCCCACCCTTCCAAGCCGAAACACACCCTGGTCCTACTAGACACTGAGGGCCTGGGCGATGTGGAAAAG GGTGACTCTAAAAATGACTTGTGGATCTTCACACTGGCCATACTTCTGAGCAGTGTATTTGTCTACAACAGCATGGGCACCATCAACCGCCAGGCCCTCGAGCAGCTGCA CTATGTGACTGAACTAACAAAGCTAATCAGGACGAGATCCTCTCCCAGCTTTGGCGAAGTGGATGACTCAGCTGAGTTTGTGAGTTTCTTTCCAGACTTTGTTTGGACTGTACGGGATTTCACATTGGAGCTGCAGTTAGATGGACGCCCCATCACTTCTGATCAGTACCTGGAGAATGCCTTGAAGTTGATTCCAG GTGAGGATCCCCGAATCCAAAATTCCAACGTGCCTAGAGAGTGTATCAGGAAGTTCTTTCCAGAACGAAAGTGCTTTGTCTTTGACCGGcctataaatgacaaaaaattatTGCAACATATTGACGAAGCATCCGAATACCAACTAGAATTGGATTTCCGGGAGCAATccaaaaatttctgttcatacaTCTTTGCCAAGGCAAAAACCAAGACCCTAAGAGAGGGAATCACTGTCACCGGGAATCGTGAGTCCCTTTTGTTACAG GGCatcatagagaaaaataagaaggatTTCTTACTGCAGAATGAAGAGGCATCTGTCAAATATTGCCAGGATGAGCTTCAGCGGCTTTCAGAGCCCCTGATGGAAAGTATTTCAGGAGGAACTTTCTCTGTACCTGGAGGACACAAGCTCTACTTAGAAGCTTTGAACAAGGTCAAACAGGACTATGAGCTGGTGCCCAGGAAAGGAGTTAAG GGAAACGAGGTCCTCCAGATCTTCCTGCGGTCACAGGCAGCAGTAGAGGCATCCATCCTTCAGGCCGACAAAACCCTCACCGATAGGGAGAAGGCTTTAGCAG CTGAGCGTGCCAAGAATCAGGCagctgagaaggaaaaggagctgCTAAGACAGAAACTGAAGGAACAGCATCAAATAATGGAGGCTAAAGAGAGAACCTTCCAGGAATATGTGGCCCAACTGAAAGAGAAAtcggagagggaaagagaaatcctTCTGAGAGAGCACGAAAGTATGCTGGAGCACATGCTGAAG CTCCAAGAAGAATTACTTACTGAAGGATTTAAAAAGACATCTGAGCAGGTGAATGAAGagataaataaactaaaaagagaGATTGAAAGCTCTAAAAATGATGACCTTTCAAATATCCTTGATGTGGCTACCATGGGGCTTATAATGGCACTACCCCCACCCATGCGGCTAATTGCTTCTGGGATGAAATGTCTCAGTATGATTATGAAACATGTGAAGAAATCCTAG